A section of the Sander vitreus isolate 19-12246 chromosome 19, sanVit1, whole genome shotgun sequence genome encodes:
- the pelp1 gene encoding proline-, glutamic acid- and leucine-rich protein 1 isoform X1 gives MATSAWLRGPSATRLTEGLVSVLKEQRTEYLPALLANYREHGVFQTQGASTVGGLVGFSNAKLGSSKTRFEGLCLLSMLVKDSSSDLFQQHCVSWLRSLQQVIQSQAPVQTIQLAVNILKDLLQYSSQLAELAREVGLNSILGILTSLLGLKTECELAAMEGMTACMTYYPRACGSLRDKLGAYFLSKMDSTNKKTQEMACLCYGHLPCLGGLLDRGVGAGRAEGWTNQIHCLLASANGLLAQIYQGSESDGAVQYEGSGVELAFPHLDQSDPLLLLQLQHRYTAVCLALKHTLGVDPASAVRLPVRPILNLVCRVLAVSSKSINLTGDGSVRLLVLPIIHTHTLEVLSALITAVRSGMVQYAAVLQRLFSQTLSAWAPPPEASLGQQRAYSSVRVSVYRTLELWIQVAGASASILQGSPGHSELLFSHLLGDITPGAESVKLRVGLSADAVPGGKPGPRRTKQLVIVDTVGPSLQRKGDLLANQDTCLSALRALRQIILASGTLLKDDIHKRLHDVVLPLCVRLQQQQSSSCTSCESAGGVSGQYSSALARQELYRLLLALVLVPSPCWPPPLTCAVSILSNGRNDHNLKVSTFCTEALTICNSLLHPRLPSIALPLPPLTLKPSPAAPVLPSSQGTTPGLTLPTLLGGPAPGPSFPTRHTLGLGPSSLLGSLENHLSLVPGLSGDMILSPHGHHQPEPVGLGPPEGQRPVFVRYDREEVDDVEISLASDSDDSVVIVPPGMLNMDSQQDEGVAAAAAANSHNMASAAPGTLPGGESVAMVPTTTATGTPIDRLSLANDLATSSPLLTTSTTPINSFPPPSSSVVSLVPPLNSSALAAPAGALGDSLPGRPQLQQMLMQASTPSQPGAMALPLQMHQLQNQLSQQGRHLHPHQPPSASNEDSAVININSTDEEEEEEDDLEDDEELDEEEEGMDEDEEEEDVSDFADEEELYDGEEYGEYDEEEGEELEEEEEEEEEEEEEDIPPLEGVEDKAGEAGPDGVKVLRAAVDDGGMAGFSVEGEAEGGIEEIQNSRSLFGDDRIKVQKVESIGVLEEAREGEGEEDESERMDDPTMPQILCVTGGALEDREEAEEDAAGGGAEGSWEQGANEIELTAASEEGTTNQNQQESGAEPAQEAGGSDVQPPSQQEEPLAAVEDGDPPAAADPETSTGPREPEETDAEQREEVKAEQQETEGVERGESDGEEGKGVKRKREEPQEEAGRSTEKKKLDDEAMASMLADFVACPPDDEDGASGSNRS, from the exons ATGGCTACATCGGCTTGGCTGCGTGGCCCTTCTGCTACGCGCTTAACAGAGGGTTTGGTGTCGGTTCTGAAAGAACAGCGTACAGAGTATTTGCCCGCTCTGTTGGCTAACTACAGAGAACATGGCGTGTTTCAGACACAG GGCGCGAGCACCGTCGGGGGTCTCGTGGGCTTCAGCAATGCCAAACTGGGCTCGAGCAAGACCAG gtttgaGGGGCTCTGCCTGCTCTCCATGCTGGTTAAGGACAGCTCCAGTGATTTGTTCCAGCAACACTGCGTTTCCTGGCTGCGCTCCCTGCAGCAGGTCATACAG TCTCAGGCTCCGGTCCAGACCATCCAGCTGGCGGTGAACATCCTGAAGGACTTGCTGCAGTACTCGTCCCAGCTCGCAGAGCTGGCCAGGGAGGTCGGACTCAACTCCATCCTGGGCATCCTCACATCTCTGCTGGGCCTCAAGACAGAG TGTGAGCTGGCAGCCATGGAGGGGATGACGGCCTGTATGACCTACTACCCCAGAGCCTGTGGATCCCTCAGG GACAAACTGGGAGCCTATTTCCTCTCCAAAATGGATAGTACAAACAAGAAAACGCAAGAG ATGGCCTGTCTGTGTTATGGTCACCTGCCCTGTCTGGGGGGCCTGTTGGACCGAGGAGTGGGTGCTGGCAGAGCTGAGGGCTGGACCAATCAGATCCACTGCCTACTGGCCTCAGCCAATGGCCTGCTGGCTCAGATCTACCAGGGTTCAGAATCAG ATGGAGCGGTGCAATATGAAGGCTCGGGGGTGGAGCTGGCCTTTCCTCATCTCGACCAATCGGatcccttgctgctgctgcagctccagCACAGATACACAGCTGTCTGCCtggcactcaaacacacactcgg GGTGGATCCTGCCTCAGCTGTCCGTCTTCCTGTCAGACCAATACTCAACCTGGTGTGCAGAGTCCTCGCTGTCAGCTCCAAGAGCATa aatttAACAGGCGATGGAAGTGTGAGGTTGCTGGTCTTGCCCatcatacacacccacacactggaGGTGTTATCAGCTCTTATCACAGC TGTACGTAGCGGCATGGTTCAGTACGCTGCTGTGCTACAGAGGCTGTTTTCTCAAACCCTTTCTGCATGGGCACCTCCACCTGAAGCCAGTCTGGGACAGCAGAGAGCCTACAG CTCGGTGCGGGTATCGGTGTACAGAACCTTAGAGCTGTGGATCCAGGTGGCCGGAGCCTCTGCAAGCATCCTCCAGGGAAGCCCTGGCCACTCAGAACTCCTGTTTAGTCACCTGCTTGGTGACATTACACCAGGGGCAGAGTCTGTCAAG CTCCGGGTGGGTCTGTCTGCAGATGCGGTTCCTGGAGGGAAGCCGGGCCCGCGGAGGACAAAGCAGTTGGTCATAGTAGACACAGTCGGGCCGTCACTTCAGAGAAAAGGAGACCTTCTGGCCAACCAGGATACTTGTCTTTCAGCCCTCAGGG CACTGAGGCAAATCATACTGGCCAGTGGCACCCTGCTGAAAGATGACATACACAAG CGTCTCCATGACGTGGTGCTGCcgctgtgtgtgcgtctgcagCAGCAACAGTCCAGCAGCTGCACTTCCTGTGAGTCTGCAGGGGGCGTCAGCGGGCAGTACAGCAGCGCCCTCGCCCGACAGGAGCTCTACAG GTTATTACTGGCTCTGGTCCTGGTCCCCTCCCCCTGTTGGCCTCCCCCTCTGACCTGCGCCGTGTCCATCCTCAGCAACGGACGCAACGACCACAACCTCAAG GTCTCTACATTCTGTACTGAGGCTCTGACCATCTGTAACTCCCTCCTCCACCCCCGCCTTCCCTCCATCGCCCTCCCCTTACCACCACTCACTCTGAAGCCAAGCCCCGCCGCCCCAGTCCTCCCGTCCTCCCAGGGAACTACCCCTGGACTCACTTTGCCGACGCTCCTGGGAGGCCCTGCCCCCGGTCCTTCCTTCCCCACCCGCCACACCCTCGGCCTGGGTCCCTCTTCCCTGCTGGGCTCCCTGGAGAACCACCTCTCCCTGGTCCCGGGGCTGTCGGGTGACATGATCCTCTCCCCGCACGGGCATCACCAGCCGGAGCCCGTCGGGCTGGGCCCTCCGGAGGGGCAGAGGCCTGTGTTTGTCCGCTACGACCGCGAGGAGGTGGACGACGTGGAGATCTCACTGGCCAGCGACTCGGACGACAGCGTGGTCATTGTTCCCCCAGGTATGCTCAACATGGACAGCCAGCAAGACGAGGGggtggcggcggcggcggcagcCAACTCTCACAACATGGCCTCCGCTGCACCGGGCACGCTGCCCGGAGGGGAGTCTGTTGCCATGGTCCCCACCACCACCGCAACAGGAACCCCGATTGACAGGCTCTCGCTCGCCAATGACCTCGCCACCTCGTCCCCTCTGCTCACTACCTCCACCACCCCCATCAACTCCTTCCCTCCCCCCAGCTCCTCGGTGGTCTCCCTGGTTCCGCCCCTCAACTCCAGCGCGCTCGCCGCCCCAGCCGGTGCTCTCGGCGACTCGTTGCCAGGCCGACCACAGCTCCAGCAGATGCTGATGCAGGCATCCACGCCGAGCCAGCCCGGTGCCATGGCTCTCCCGCTCCAGATGCACCAGCTGCAGAATCAGCTGAGCCAGCAGGGACGCCACCTCCACCCGCACCAGCCACCGTCCGCCAGCAACGAGGACTCGGCCGTCATCAACATCAACAGCacggacgaggaggaggaagaggaggacgacCTGGAGGATGACGAAGAGctggacgaggaggaggagggcatggacgaggacgaggaggaggaggatgtgagCGACTTTGCCGACGAAGAAGAACTGTACGACGGGGAGGAGTACGGCGAGTATGACGAAGAGGAGGGGGAagagctggaggaagaggaggaggaggaggaggaggaagaggaggaggacatcCCTCCGCTGGAGGGAGTGGAGGACAAGGCCGGGGAGGCGGGGCCCGACGGGGTGAAGGTGCTCCGAGCGGCGGTGGATGACGGAGGGATGGCCGGGTTCAGCGTGGAGGGAGAGGCGGAAGGAGGGATCGAGGAGATCCAGAACAGCCGCTCGCTCTTCGGGGACGACAGGATTAAGGTGCAGAAG GTGGAGAGCATCGGAGTCCTGGAGGAGGCgcgggagggggagggggaggaggatgaAAGCGAAAGGATGGACGACCCCACCATGCCGCAGATCCTGTGCGTCACCGGAGGAGCGCTGGAGGACagggaggaggcggaggaggacgCAGCGGGGGGAGGGGCAGAGGGGTCGTGGGAGCAAGGAGCCAATGAGATTGAGCTGACTGCCGCCTCAGAAGAGGGcacaaccaatcagaatcaacaG GAGTCCGGAGCTGAACCTGCACAGGAAGCCGGTGGGAGTGACGTCCAGCCACCCAGTCAGCAGGAGGAGCCGCTAGCAGCTGTTGAGGACGGAGaccccccagcagcagcagacccCGAAACCTCGACAGGCCCCAGAGAGCCTGAGGAGACGGACGctgagcagagagaggaggtgaAAGCCGAGCAGCAGGAGACGGAAGGagtggaaaggggggagagtgatggagaggaggggaaaggagtgaagaggaagagagaggagccACAGGAAGAGGCGGGCCGAAGCActgagaagaaaaag ctgGACGATGAAGCCATGGCCTCCATGTTGGCTGATTTTGTCGCCTGCCCGCCCGATGATGAAGACGGCGCCTCTGGATCCAACCGCTCCTAA
- the pelp1 gene encoding proline-, glutamic acid- and leucine-rich protein 1 isoform X2: protein MATSAWLRGPSATRLTEGLVSVLKEQRTEYLPALLANYREHGVFQTQGASTVGGLVGFSNAKLGSSKTRFEGLCLLSMLVKDSSSDLFQQHCVSWLRSLQQVIQSQAPVQTIQLAVNILKDLLQYSSQLAELAREVGLNSILGILTSLLGLKTECELAAMEGMTACMTYYPRACGSLRDKLGAYFLSKMDSTNKKTQEMACLCYGHLPCLGGLLDRGVGAGRAEGWTNQIHCLLASANGLLAQIYQGSESDGAVQYEGSGVELAFPHLDQSDPLLLLQLQHRYTAVCLALKHTLGVDPASAVRLPVRPILNLVCRVLAVSSKSINLTGDGSVRLLVLPIIHTHTLEVLSALITAVRSGMVQYAAVLQRLFSQTLSAWAPPPEASLGQQRAYSSVRVSVYRTLELWIQVAGASASILQGSPGHSELLFSHLLGDITPGAESVKLRVGLSADAVPGGKPGPRRTKQLVIVDTVGPSLQRKGDLLANQDTCLSALRALRQIILASGTLLKDDIHKRLHDVVLPLCVRLQQQQSSSCTSCESAGGVSGQYSSALARQELYRLLLALVLVPSPCWPPPLTCAVSILSNGRNDHNLKVSTFCTEALTICNSLLHPRLPSIALPLPPLTLKPSPAAPVLPSSQGTTPGLTLPTLLGGPAPGPSFPTRHTLGLGPSSLLGSLENHLSLVPGLSGDMILSPHGHHQPEPVGLGPPEGQRPVFVRYDREEVDDVEISLASDSDDSVVIVPPGMLNMDSQQDEGVAAAAAANSHNMASAAPGTLPGGESVAMVPTTTATGTPIDRLSLANDLATSSPLLTTSTTPINSFPPPSSSVVSLVPPLNSSALAAPAGALGDSLPGRPQLQQMLMQASTPSQPGAMALPLQMHQLQNQLSQQGRHLHPHQPPSASNEDSAVININSTDEEEEEEDDLEDDEELDEEEEGMDEDEEEEDVSDFADEEELYDGEEYGEYDEEEGEELEEEEEEEEEEEEEDIPPLEGVEDKAGEAGPDGVKVLRAAVDDGGMAGFSVEGEAEGGIEEIQNSRSLFGDDRIKVQKVESIGVLEEAREGEGEEDESERMDDPTMPQILCVTGGALEDREEAEEDAAGGGAEGSWEQGANEIELTAASEEGTTNQNQQCCDKET from the exons ATGGCTACATCGGCTTGGCTGCGTGGCCCTTCTGCTACGCGCTTAACAGAGGGTTTGGTGTCGGTTCTGAAAGAACAGCGTACAGAGTATTTGCCCGCTCTGTTGGCTAACTACAGAGAACATGGCGTGTTTCAGACACAG GGCGCGAGCACCGTCGGGGGTCTCGTGGGCTTCAGCAATGCCAAACTGGGCTCGAGCAAGACCAG gtttgaGGGGCTCTGCCTGCTCTCCATGCTGGTTAAGGACAGCTCCAGTGATTTGTTCCAGCAACACTGCGTTTCCTGGCTGCGCTCCCTGCAGCAGGTCATACAG TCTCAGGCTCCGGTCCAGACCATCCAGCTGGCGGTGAACATCCTGAAGGACTTGCTGCAGTACTCGTCCCAGCTCGCAGAGCTGGCCAGGGAGGTCGGACTCAACTCCATCCTGGGCATCCTCACATCTCTGCTGGGCCTCAAGACAGAG TGTGAGCTGGCAGCCATGGAGGGGATGACGGCCTGTATGACCTACTACCCCAGAGCCTGTGGATCCCTCAGG GACAAACTGGGAGCCTATTTCCTCTCCAAAATGGATAGTACAAACAAGAAAACGCAAGAG ATGGCCTGTCTGTGTTATGGTCACCTGCCCTGTCTGGGGGGCCTGTTGGACCGAGGAGTGGGTGCTGGCAGAGCTGAGGGCTGGACCAATCAGATCCACTGCCTACTGGCCTCAGCCAATGGCCTGCTGGCTCAGATCTACCAGGGTTCAGAATCAG ATGGAGCGGTGCAATATGAAGGCTCGGGGGTGGAGCTGGCCTTTCCTCATCTCGACCAATCGGatcccttgctgctgctgcagctccagCACAGATACACAGCTGTCTGCCtggcactcaaacacacactcgg GGTGGATCCTGCCTCAGCTGTCCGTCTTCCTGTCAGACCAATACTCAACCTGGTGTGCAGAGTCCTCGCTGTCAGCTCCAAGAGCATa aatttAACAGGCGATGGAAGTGTGAGGTTGCTGGTCTTGCCCatcatacacacccacacactggaGGTGTTATCAGCTCTTATCACAGC TGTACGTAGCGGCATGGTTCAGTACGCTGCTGTGCTACAGAGGCTGTTTTCTCAAACCCTTTCTGCATGGGCACCTCCACCTGAAGCCAGTCTGGGACAGCAGAGAGCCTACAG CTCGGTGCGGGTATCGGTGTACAGAACCTTAGAGCTGTGGATCCAGGTGGCCGGAGCCTCTGCAAGCATCCTCCAGGGAAGCCCTGGCCACTCAGAACTCCTGTTTAGTCACCTGCTTGGTGACATTACACCAGGGGCAGAGTCTGTCAAG CTCCGGGTGGGTCTGTCTGCAGATGCGGTTCCTGGAGGGAAGCCGGGCCCGCGGAGGACAAAGCAGTTGGTCATAGTAGACACAGTCGGGCCGTCACTTCAGAGAAAAGGAGACCTTCTGGCCAACCAGGATACTTGTCTTTCAGCCCTCAGGG CACTGAGGCAAATCATACTGGCCAGTGGCACCCTGCTGAAAGATGACATACACAAG CGTCTCCATGACGTGGTGCTGCcgctgtgtgtgcgtctgcagCAGCAACAGTCCAGCAGCTGCACTTCCTGTGAGTCTGCAGGGGGCGTCAGCGGGCAGTACAGCAGCGCCCTCGCCCGACAGGAGCTCTACAG GTTATTACTGGCTCTGGTCCTGGTCCCCTCCCCCTGTTGGCCTCCCCCTCTGACCTGCGCCGTGTCCATCCTCAGCAACGGACGCAACGACCACAACCTCAAG GTCTCTACATTCTGTACTGAGGCTCTGACCATCTGTAACTCCCTCCTCCACCCCCGCCTTCCCTCCATCGCCCTCCCCTTACCACCACTCACTCTGAAGCCAAGCCCCGCCGCCCCAGTCCTCCCGTCCTCCCAGGGAACTACCCCTGGACTCACTTTGCCGACGCTCCTGGGAGGCCCTGCCCCCGGTCCTTCCTTCCCCACCCGCCACACCCTCGGCCTGGGTCCCTCTTCCCTGCTGGGCTCCCTGGAGAACCACCTCTCCCTGGTCCCGGGGCTGTCGGGTGACATGATCCTCTCCCCGCACGGGCATCACCAGCCGGAGCCCGTCGGGCTGGGCCCTCCGGAGGGGCAGAGGCCTGTGTTTGTCCGCTACGACCGCGAGGAGGTGGACGACGTGGAGATCTCACTGGCCAGCGACTCGGACGACAGCGTGGTCATTGTTCCCCCAGGTATGCTCAACATGGACAGCCAGCAAGACGAGGGggtggcggcggcggcggcagcCAACTCTCACAACATGGCCTCCGCTGCACCGGGCACGCTGCCCGGAGGGGAGTCTGTTGCCATGGTCCCCACCACCACCGCAACAGGAACCCCGATTGACAGGCTCTCGCTCGCCAATGACCTCGCCACCTCGTCCCCTCTGCTCACTACCTCCACCACCCCCATCAACTCCTTCCCTCCCCCCAGCTCCTCGGTGGTCTCCCTGGTTCCGCCCCTCAACTCCAGCGCGCTCGCCGCCCCAGCCGGTGCTCTCGGCGACTCGTTGCCAGGCCGACCACAGCTCCAGCAGATGCTGATGCAGGCATCCACGCCGAGCCAGCCCGGTGCCATGGCTCTCCCGCTCCAGATGCACCAGCTGCAGAATCAGCTGAGCCAGCAGGGACGCCACCTCCACCCGCACCAGCCACCGTCCGCCAGCAACGAGGACTCGGCCGTCATCAACATCAACAGCacggacgaggaggaggaagaggaggacgacCTGGAGGATGACGAAGAGctggacgaggaggaggagggcatggacgaggacgaggaggaggaggatgtgagCGACTTTGCCGACGAAGAAGAACTGTACGACGGGGAGGAGTACGGCGAGTATGACGAAGAGGAGGGGGAagagctggaggaagaggaggaggaggaggaggaggaagaggaggaggacatcCCTCCGCTGGAGGGAGTGGAGGACAAGGCCGGGGAGGCGGGGCCCGACGGGGTGAAGGTGCTCCGAGCGGCGGTGGATGACGGAGGGATGGCCGGGTTCAGCGTGGAGGGAGAGGCGGAAGGAGGGATCGAGGAGATCCAGAACAGCCGCTCGCTCTTCGGGGACGACAGGATTAAGGTGCAGAAG GTGGAGAGCATCGGAGTCCTGGAGGAGGCgcgggagggggagggggaggaggatgaAAGCGAAAGGATGGACGACCCCACCATGCCGCAGATCCTGTGCGTCACCGGAGGAGCGCTGGAGGACagggaggaggcggaggaggacgCAGCGGGGGGAGGGGCAGAGGGGTCGTGGGAGCAAGGAGCCAATGAGATTGAGCTGACTGCCGCCTCAGAAGAGGGcacaaccaatcagaatcaacaG TGTTGTGACAAGGAAACGTGA